In a genomic window of Styela clava chromosome 11, kaStyClav1.hap1.2, whole genome shotgun sequence:
- the LOC120347185 gene encoding phosphatidylcholine:ceramide cholinephosphotransferase 2-like: protein MGFEDGDSYDDISKWSPDTVAEWFRENGYHDFQMLVKTPPGVNGARLLTLAEEDLQSPPFSMTDGSEIDHLLICIESLRKEQLRRCMQKLENQGVGNGVASNGHSGHINGYRHSYDANGSENHFVSVKMPLISGDNESSSFNSSESLLSQGVDHYPVEKIKTLVSLIYLFLGFIVAVGMLQVVHERVPSMEEDPPLPDIAFDLVPKRIEWAFDVCEINGMILVGLTVLMLFFHKHRFIVVRRIFFILGTLYIYRAMTMYVTTLPVPGLHFRCAPKVHGKISTMVYRAVMLLCGGGLSVTGSHHLCGDYLFSGHTVILVIMYMFIEEYTPRRFWLLHWVSWILAVTGIICILLAHDHYTIDIVVAYLIATRLFWTYHTMACTLSLKTSTKSNFLSGVWWFPIFKYFEGNVWGGGKLPRKYEWPLPWPRRLKHVTIRRSPIKGV, encoded by the exons ATGGGATTTGAGGATGGGGACAGTTATGATGATATTTCTAAATGGTCACCCGATACGGTAGCAGAATGGTTTCGGGAAAATGGATATCATGATTTCCAG ATGTTGGTAAAAACTCCACCTGGAGTCAATGGAGCCAGATTATTAACATTGGCTGAAGAAGATCTCCAGAGTCCCCCATTTTCTATGACCGATGGAAGTGAGATTGACCATCTTCTTATATGTATCGAATCTTTACGTAAAGAGCAACTACGTAGATGTATGCAGAAATTGGAAAATCAA GGAGTAGGGAACGGAGTTGCTTCAAATGGACATTCGGGACATATTAATGGCTATCGGCATTCTTATGATGCTAATGGTTCAGAGAATCATTTCGTCAGTGTAAAGATGCCTCTCATATCAG GTGATAATGAATCGTCCTCATTCAATTCATCAGAATCGTTGCTGTCACAAGGCGTTGATCATTATCCAGTTGAAAAAATTAAGACATTGGTCTCCTTAATTTATCTATTCCTTG GTTTTATAGTCGCAGTTGGGATGTTGCAAGTCGTTCATGAACGAGTTCCATCAATGGAAGAAGATCCACCTTTGCCTGATATTGCATTCGATTTGGTGCCAAAACGTATAGAATGGGCGTTCGATGTTTGTGAAATAAATGGAATGATACTTGTTGGTTTGACAGTGTTAATGCTGTTTTTTCACAAACACAG ATTTATTGTGGTGAGAAGGATATTCTTTATACTCGGAACATTATATATTTATCGAGCCATGACAATGTATGTTACGACGTTACCTGTTCCTGGACTGCATTTTAGATGTGCACCCAAG GTACATGGTAAAATCAGCACAATGGTGTATCGCGCAGTGATGCTGTTATGTGGTGGAGGATTGTCCGTTACTGGATCACATCATTTATGTGGAGATTATTTATTCAGTGGTCATACTGTTATATTGGTCATCATGTACATGTTTATTGAAGAAT ACACTCCAAGACGGTTTTGGCTTCTTCATTGGGTGTCATGGATTCTTGCTGTTACCGGTATAATATGCATCCTGCTTGCTCATGATCATTATACAATCGATATTGTTGTTGCATATCTCATTGCAACTAGATTGTTCTGGACTTATCACACAATGGCATGCACATTG TCTCTGAAGACATCAACGAAATCAAACTTTCTTTCTGGTGTTTGGTGGTttccaatttttaaatattttgaaggcAACGTATGGGGCGGTGGAAAACTACCCCGGAAATATGAATGGCCCTTACCATGGCCAAGAAGGTTGAAGCACGTCACAATAAGGCGATCGCCAATCAAAGGAGTTTAA